Part of the Penaeus vannamei isolate JL-2024 chromosome 9, ASM4276789v1, whole genome shotgun sequence genome is shown below.
attataataatgataaggaggataataataatgaaaaaataatatatataataatgataataatactgataataatactgataataataataataataataataacaatgataataataataatattattaataataataataataataataataataataataataataataataataataataataataataataataataataataataataatattaataataataataatgataataatgataataatgatgatgataacaatgataataatgataacaataatgataagaaaaatattaataataataataacaacaataataagaacaagagcaGCAGTaactatgatactactactaataatgataatacacataacagtaatgactttgataataataatggtaatgataatgataaggatgattgtaataatagtagtaataacagtaatgataatgatgattatattattattaataatagtaatgataatgataaaagtaataatgagattagaatacacacacacacacacacacacacacacacacacacacacacacacacacacacacacacacacacacatatatatatatatatatatatatatatatatatatatatatatatgtatatatatatatatatatatatatatatatatatatatatatatatatgtatatatatatatatatatatatatatatatatatatatatatattaataataataataatgaaaatgataatgataggagtattgatgatgatgatgatgatgatgatgataataataataatgataataatatcaataataataatgataataataacaataattataatgatcataattaaaaaatcacaacggttataatagctataatagcagtaataatgatgtcaatgatagtgctaacaattatatataacaaaaatattgatgataatgatgatagtaatagtagtagtaataatgattataactatcatcatcattatcattatcattaccatcagcagcattattatcatgatcatcatcgtcatcatcctaattttcagcatcactatcattatcaccataatattaAAGATTAatagagataatagtaatgataataaagacatatataataaccataatgtttgtaacaataaaaaagtattgatatgatattgataataataaataatattgataatagtactgatgattatgatcataagagtaataataataatgatgataataataataataatgataataataataataataataataataataataataatcagtaataataataatgatcataattataatagcagttgtagtagtagtagtaataataatattgataataataataataataataataataataataataataataatgatgatgataatgttaatgataacaacaatacgataacaatgataataatcatcataaaaataatagcagtaataatggtaataccaatgacaacaataatgatcttaataacgATATACTGATTTAACGATTATacgaataaaatcaataatagcaataatgataagggttgAACAAAGAAGCAAGATACACATTTCATCACTTTATTAtaccataaacaataacaaaatgagctAACAAAAGATCTTATTTTAATATATCACAGATTTAACACATCTTAGGTCTAACCATGATCTATTCatctaaacaatatatatatattatcattcataatcattataaatatgaattGATAGCGTTTTTGTGAGGTAAATGACTTTGTGGTATTGACTTCTTGATATCAAAATGAGataattgataaatgaaaaaaaaacgaaatagttCAATTTtttaagagaaaacgagaaagaaaagaaagttgaaaaaaaatatttgtacaaAGTAAAGgtgtatataaaaattattagtgATAAAAGATAGtaactcaaagagagagagagagagagagagagagagagagagagacagagacagagacagagacagagacagagagagagagagagagagagagagagagagagagagaaataatgagaaagaaaatatgagagagagagagagagtataaatgcCATTTCCCAAGGATTTTTGGTTTTTACAAAGACATACAGtaatgtacgagagagagagaaaaaaaacacatactagAATAATTGCATTAAAACATTGCATTGCGACAGACTAAGTAATCACAAACTTGCAACTTTCACAGGTTTTcgcgatataaatatatacacataaatatatattaaatagaatCTGTAGGTGACGCGGCGGCCTAGGTGTCCCTCTTGAGGAGCTCCGACAGGGCCACGATGTACGTCTGCGCCATCTGCAGCGTCTCGAACTTGGAGAGCTTCCTGTCGTTGCCGAGGGCGGGCACCACCTCCCGCAGGCGCTCGAAGGCGTTGTTGAGGCCGTTCATGCGGCGCCGCTCCCGCGCGTTGGCCTGGATCCGCCGCTTGCGCTTCACCTCGCCGTTCACGTGCTTCTGCTGCCGCCTGCGCATGCGGAGGGGCTTGCGCTCGAACAGGCCCTGGCTGTGCATCAGCGTCTCCGTCGCCGTCTCCAGCTTGTGCGGGCCGGCCGACGGCGGGAGCGGGGGCTGGCCGGGCTGGGGGGGCGCgccggcgggggggtgggggccgCCCGTGCCGCTGGGCCAGAAGTTCTCGTAGCTGACGGGCGTGAAGGCGTCGGCGTCGAGGGGCGCCGCCGACGGGCCCGCGAAGTCGCCCTTGGCCTGCGGGAAGGCGTCGCGCGCGCCCTCCGCCGCGAAGTAGCTCCTCGCGCCCTCGTAATAGCCGGGGTTGTAGGCGGGCAGCGGCGCGGGCGCGGAGAGGTCGGTGTacacgggcgtgggcgtggcgtTGTGGGCGtagtgggcgtgggcgggactgGAGGGCACCTCGACGCTGGCCGGGCTGGAGGTGGGCGTCTCGCAGCCGTCGCTGTAGGCGTCCAGGTACTCGCCTTGCCGCAGATCGCTGCCTACGATCTCGTTGAAGTCGTCGGAGCACAGGTCGCTGAAGGACGCGGGGTTCGTCCAGCGGTATAGTCTCGTGTCCAGCGCCATTCCGCTACGTCCTGCTACGGCCCAGATGtagacagtctctctctctctctctctatatatatatatatatatatatacgctaacgTATTTCAGTCACCGAATCCAACTTTTTGGAAATCGTCCCTCACGACATCACCAATGGCCCATAACGGACACAAGTCActcaaaaaaaaatagagaaaaaaaaatatcacagcaAGATCTGCTAGGACTGTGCTTGCGTTCACTGCTAGCGGGCAACTGATGGACGTGCGTGCGCCTCAGGCAGCTGCTTCCGTGCTACTGAGCGCTGGACTCGGGCGTGTGTCGGGGAGGGGGCTGGACACCGTATTTTTCCCTCCGATAGGCAAAGACCCCCTACCTCAGTTGCCGACTAGTTTGAATAACGCGCGAATTACACCCGTATCTCCCTTTAGAAAATCATTTAAATCCATTTTTGCAAGATGGAGGAGGTTTCACTGCAACCTTCGGTGAAATTAGAATAAAGAATACGCGGCAATAACCGTTGTTATTTAAGTTTCGTGAGTCGGTTGGTAACGCCTCCAGCCGGGAGTCACGTGACCACTCCCGGCCAATGACTGAGGAGTGTTAATGACGTCACCTGTCGATTCAGAAGTTAAGATCACTGTTTAAAAGTTAATTGATCACGGAATTAGTAGCCAGCCATGCACGCACACCGTGAATTTTCTTCTGTGGTAACTAAACTTTGTTCGTCTACAGTTATTACGATGTTCGTTATAACGGAACATGTaaatagaatatatgatatagaacgacaaataatgatcacaatttatacatatatatatatatatatatatatatatatatatatatatatatatatatatatatatatatatatatatatatatatatatatatatacgcgcaaatattcatatagtaaaatatatatatatatatatatatatattacaaatatatatatatatatatatatatatatatatatatatatatatatatatatatatatatatatatatatatatatatatatatatatatatatataatatatatatatgtatatatatatatatatatatatatatataatatatataatatatatatatatatgtatatgtatatatatatatatatgtatgtatataaatgtatatatatatatatatatatatatatatatatatatatatatatatatatatatatatatatatatatatatatatatatatatggatatacacatgtatgtatatgaatgtatatacatatatacataaatagatatgtatatatatatacatatatgtacatatacgtgtatatatatatatatatatatatatatatatatatatatatatatatatatatatatatatatatatatatatatatatacaagttatatgaatggaaaaatacttcaccgtattgatactatggaagaaaaacccacaatgcacaaactagatttattgaagtaagtgagacaacagtttaggACGATTCCATCttctgataatattgataataacaatggcaatgataatgataacattgataataataatgatgataatgattatagtaacgatAGCGATAAtttcagtgatgatgatagtaataatgatagaattgatggcaataataataacaatagtgatgataataataatgataatgataataataatgatgataagatgatgataataccaataacaataataagaacactgataaggatgataataacaataatattaataatagtaataacaacaatgagagcaataatgatgataatgttaataataataataataataataataataataataataataataataacaataatgacagtaataatagtaatgataaaaatagtaatcattataatgataattataatagtaatgataataatagaaataacaataatcatgctaatatgataatagtaatgaaaaaataatgattatggtaatgataaagataggaattatagttatgataatgataataataataataataataataataataataataataataataataataataataataataataataataacaataataataataataataataataatatcaacaataataatagtaataatgacagtaataatgataacagaacaaCAACTGTAAcaatagtgatgctaatgatgataatgataataatgatggtaataataacaataacaataataatgattataatgatagtaattagaataaacatgataacaataacaacaataatgacagtggtaatgatgaaaagtataatgatagtaataacaacaataatgtcaataacaacaacaacaacaacagtaacaacaaaaattatgaaaaaacatTACAGataatataattcttattatcgtaatgataacacatcaagacagtgatgataacagcattagcagcaatgatatagaaaaaaataacattatatatatcacaagaagaggaaatatgataataaaatttggTATCCCAAACCGCACAAAAATTTCAACCAACAATGTCATTAGCAATTTTAAGACTTAACTACATTAATTCCGCACAATAAAAGACTACGAGACGAGGAGGATCTGCACAATAAACCGTTGTGCTAATAAGAACATTTTACATGCAAATAAAGCGAGAAAAATCATCTTGATCATCGTAATGTGCAAGTGGGAGGGCGTTGACATCGGGGTCCGGGGATGCACTCACGCACGAactcacgaacacacgcacgcaagttTGAGCTATTTAGACACTCGCATAAACTCACTtagatatgaatgtgtttgtattgatacatatgaatatatatgtatatgtatatgtgtatgtatatatatatatatatatatatatatatatatatatatatatatatatatatatatatatatatatacatacatacatatatatatatatatagaaatgtatatatatatatatatatatatatatatatatatacatatttatatatatatatatatacatatttatatatatatatatatatatataaatatgtatatatatatatatatatatatatatatatatatatatatatatatatacatattcatgtgtatgggTGTTTCTATGCgcttgtgtgagtatgagtatatgtacgtgtgtatatgcatgtatgtatgcgtaaccAAGACCTCATACAAATATAAAAGTAGacaaaatatccaaaaataacATCACACAACAACGAATGATAATAAGACGCAAATTTCAACTAAAATCCCTCTCAAGAAGCTCTGCGACTGACAGACTCCCAGCGTCTTGCCGAGTGAGAGACTTGAACGCGCGACAGGAAGTGATCTTCTCCGGGGGAATAACGCACGAACTCTACGGGAATCGCACGCCAGTTTTGAGGGGCAAGGCGTGATGTTGTTaaatatactatatgtgtatttctatctatctgtctgtctgtggatgtatctgtgtgtctatctatctaaatatatctatctatctgtctgtctacctatttatctgtctatctacctatctatctatctatatgtctgcctatctatctgtctatctatctacttgtctatctatatatctaactctctctctctctctctctctctctctctctctctctctctctctctctctctctctctctctctctctctctctctctctctctctctctctctttctctctttctctctttttttctttctcatatatatatatatatatatatatatatatatatatatatatatatatatatatatatatgtgtgtgtgtgtgtgtgtgtgtgtgtgtgtgtgtgtgtgtgtgtgcgtgtgtctgtttgtttgcgtgtgtgtgtgtgtgtgtgtgtgtgtgtgtgtgtgtgtgtgtgtacatatacatatacatacgcacacacacacacacacacacacacacacacacacacacacacacacacacacacacacacacacacacatatatatatatatatatatatatatatatatatatatgtttatatatatatacatacatatatacatatatatgcatatatgtgtatatatgtctataagtatatatctctacctatctatctatctatctatctatctatctatctatctatctatctatatatatatatatatatatgtgtgtgtgtgtgtgtgtgtatgtgtgtgtgtgtgtgtgtgtgtgtgtgtgtgtgtgtgtgtacatatgtatatatgtttatatatatatgtacatacacatatatgtatatatatatatatatatatatatatatatatatatatatatatatatatatatatatacatatatatacattcacatacatacacacacacacaaatacatatatataagatttatatttacacatttatacaaatatatacatatatgaacacacacacacacacgcacacacacacacacacacacacacacacacacactcacacacacacacacacacacacacacacacacatgcacacacacatacacacacacacacacacacacacacacacacacacacacacacacacacacacacgcacacacgcacacacacacacatatatatatatatatatatatatatatatatatatatatatatatctatatatatgtaaatatatatatatgtatatatctatatatgtatatatatatacatatatatatatgtgtatatatatatatatatatatatatatatatatatatatgtatatatatgtatatatatgtatatatatatgtgtgtgtgtgtgtgtgtgtgtgtgtgtgtgtgtgtttgtgtgtgtgtgtgtgtgtgtgtatgtgtgtgtatgtatgtatgtatgtatgtatgtatgtatgtatgtatgtatgtatgtatgtgtgtgtatgtgtttgtgtgtgtgtgcataaagatggaaaaaaaatatatatatacatatatatatatatatatatacatatacatatatatctatatatatatatatatatatatatatatacatatatatatatatgtatatatatatatatttatacatatatatgatatatatatatatatatatatatatatatatatatatgtatatatatacatatatatatatatatatgtatatatatatatatatttatacatatatatatatatatatatatagatatatatatatttatatatatacatatatatatacatatatatacatatatatatatatatatatatatatatatatatatatatatatatatatatattcatatatatatttatacatatatatacatatatatatatatttatacatatatatatacacatatatatatatatatatacatatttatatatacatatatatatatatatatatatatatatatatatatatatatatatatatatatatatatatatatgcacacccacacaattgtttgtgtgggtgtatctctTCGTGTACATGTACTTATAAGCAATATTCAAAACGTGAAATGAAGAAATAtccaaaataacacaaaataacatTTATGTAAACCTGTAgagaatgacaatgacaatgcacAATTCGGCGTGTTCAAACTCTACGGGGATTTTACGCCATCAATGGGTGCCTCGTCCACCGAATTTCATTCATAAACATTGTCTTCCTCGTTATTatgtattaattttgttatttattttgagtTTCTTTATAAAACAAAAACTGATGTTAATCCCGGTGAaggttttttttaattattttcagaaagttgttgtttttactgattatcaatattacaattattattattattattattattattattattattattattattattattattattattattattattatcattattattattattattattattattattattattattattattattattattattattgttgttgttgttgttgttgttattattatcaatattgtcataatcattatcattattatcattattattaaggttattattattattattattattattattattattattattattgttgttgttgttgttgttgttgttgttgtcatttttattactactattatcattattactactattattatcattatcattattactattattattatttctttgttattattataacttgttatcattattattactattatcattattattatcactattattattattattgttgttgttgttgttgtgttattttcattatcattattgtcattataatcattatattcattattatcatcatcattaatattactactactattattaccactattatcattatctttattatcaatattataactatcattattactgttattcataatcatcataattgttatgattattataatgattttttgtcatcattactatgactTTCAAtgtcaatgttattgttactattattgaattatcatcattattattatcattattattatcttcatcattattattagcatctattattagtagcagtagtagtagtatcattatcattattatcactattactattatcattattattattattaatattattattttcattattgttatcattgttgttattgtcattattgttattattatttttattatcattattatcattaatattattattattattatcattctgattattattatcattatccttattatcattattattataattatcattatcattataattattatcattttgatatcattattattgtcatcatatttatcattattattttcatcattataatcatcgttatcattattatcattgttatgttttttttattattgttatcatcatcatcattattgtattactttttattattatcattgttattgtcattatcatttttattattactatacagCGGGTCCTCTACTTATGaccgagatatatatacatacatatatatatatatatatatatatatatatatatatatatatatatatatatatatatatatatatgtatatgtatatatatatatatgtatatatatatatatgtgtgtgtgtgtgtgtgtgtgtgtgtgtgtgtgtgtgtgtgtgtgtgtgtgtgtgtgtgtgtgtgtgtgtgtgtgtgtgtgtgtgagtgtgtgtatgtatatatatataaatatatatatatatatatatatatatatatatatatatatatatatatatgtatatatgtgtatatatgtgcgcgcgcttgtgtgtgtgtgtgggtgtgtatatatatatatatatatatatatatatatatatatatatatatatatatatatatatatatatgtatgtatgtatgtatatatgtatatatatgtgcgcgcgcgtgtgtgtgtgtgtgtgtgtgtatgtgtgggtgggtgggtgtctgtgtgtttatacattaatGCCTACACTTTCCAGAAAATACCCGAACAAAAATCCTTCTAAATATCCCTTTGTCTCCCCTTAAACGACCGGCACAAGTGACCGCTTTGCTAACAATGTCCAGAGATATAATTTCCTTTGTATAATCGTTAGTCATGCGGttgtgaatcccccccccccccccctgttggtgggaggagaaaggggagggcaaagggggaggggagcgggcaATGGGGGAGGGGCTTACGCGGGTCAGATTGGGAGTGTGACCTCATAAAACACACATGGTCATGATCCTGCATCGAGGTCATTGCCGTACTTCCgcgtgaggtggggtggggtgggggggggtattggggtggggtagagtgggggaggggggaggtatgagTGGTAGTTGCTAGTCCTCGCacctcattctcactcattcagGGTACCTCACTCCtggttctccctccttcttcattttatcgcattcctttcttttcttcttcttcctcctccttcttctttttttacttcgtcttcctccttcttcagctTCCTCGccaccttctcttttcttcctcttatattattcccttcttccttcgttttttttcttcttatactactgattttctttcttcttcatttccctccacTTTATCCTCGTCTTCTTCATTTACCTTATCgcattcatcctcctcctacaagtctatcttctcctctccttttccttccttctcctcccatacttcctctccttcctcctcctattcctaaacctcctcctctcccttcctctaattctccccttcttcctcccattcttcctcctccttcttccccaaatcctcccctccctcttcctattcctccaaatctccccatcctacccctacctctaaattctcccccttttcttcctctcctcccccctccaccttttaattctccccctcttcttcctctcccccccccctccatctcttaattctccccctcttcttcctctcctcccccctccacctcttaattctccccctcttcttcctctccttcctcccccccacccccacctccctcccttcccctccacctcttaattctcctcctcctcctcctccttcctctccttcctcccccccacccccctctatcctcccccacctccctccctccccctcatcacccctgCGCCTCttaattctccccctcctcttcttctccttccccccccccaccccaccacatatcatcccccacctccctccccctcatcacccctgTGCCTCGACTCCCCACACCTCCTTCTCACGTGCGTCACACTTCGCCCTCACCTTTATGAGCCTCACACCTCATTGCTGCGA
Proteins encoded:
- the LOC113818156 gene encoding pancreas transcription factor 1 subunit alpha gives rise to the protein MALDTRLYRWTNPASFSDLCSDDFNEIVGSDLRQGEYLDAYSDGCETPTSSPASVEVPSSPAHAHYAHNATPTPVYTDLSAPAPLPAYNPGYYEGARSYFAAEGARDAFPQAKGDFAGPSAAPLDADAFTPVSYENFWPSGTGGPHPPAGAPPQPGQPPLPPSAGPHKLETATETLMHSQGLFERKPLRMRRRQQKHVNGEVKRKRRIQANARERRRMNGLNNAFERLREVVPALGNDRKLSKFETLQMAQTYIVALSELLKRDT